A window of Kribbella sp. NBC_00382 genomic DNA:
CAGCGACAGCGGTAGCGTCACCGATCTCTCCGTCGGCGCGAGCCACACCGCTGCCTTCGCGGTCCTCGACCCGGCTCCCGGCATCCACAGCCTCGGGTGGGACTGGTTCTAGCACCGCGGCAGCCAACGCGGTCGTGATCGGTACTGCGGCCACGATCCCCAAACCGCCGACGAGCGCTCGCACCACCTCGACCGCTACCCGCTCGGTCGACAGCACGTAGCTCTCCGGTACGCCGCTGATGCTGAACAGCATGAGCATCGGCAATGCGGCTCCGGCGTACGCAAGTACCAGCGTATTGACGACGGCAGCCACGTGCGCCCGGCCGACTCGCAGGCCGGCGCCGAACAACTCCCGCCTTGTCGCCGTGGGTTTGGCAGCGGCCAGCTCCCAAACGACGGCCGTCTGGGTGATGGCGACATCGTCGAGTACGCCGAGCGCCCCGATCACCAGGCCGGCGATCAGCAATCCCTTGAGATCCACGCTCGGTACGTACGACGCGACCTCCGAGGCGCCGTCCGAGCTGAGGCCGCTGATCCGGGCCAGGCGGAGGAACACCTCGCCTAAGACAGCCGTCAGCATCAATGCGCCGATGGTGCCAAGTAGGGCGACCGAGGTGTGCACGCTGACGCCGTGCGTCAGATAGAGGGCCAGCACCATGATCGCCGTACCGCCGACAACCGCCACCAGTAAGGGATCCGAGCCCGAAAGGATCGCGGGCAACACGAACTGCGTCAGCACTACGGCTGTCACTGCTAGCGCAACTAGCGCCGCTACTCCACGCCAGCGGGACAGGGCGATCACTGCTACCGCGAACAGGCCGGCCAGTAATAGGAGTGGGCGGCCGCGGTCCTGGTCGACGTACAGGTAGCGATCTGCCGGGTCGGCCTGTTCGACCACGCCCAGGAGGATCCGCTGGCCGGTCTCCACGCGCGGTACCAGCGGATGCTTGACCGCTCGCGCCGTCACGACTGTCCCCTCGCCGACGCCGTCGGTCACCTTGACGGTCGCTCGGTCGCACTCGTCAGGGGCGAGCGGACAGGGCACGACGGCGGTCACGATGCCCTTGGCCTTGGCGCTTTGCAGGGCGTCGACCTTGATCTCGCTGCCTGGTCGCAGTACCACCAGGAGGACGATCGTCAGGCCGAGCAGTGGCAGCAACAAGCCCAGCACCAGCATTCTCGTACGCCGTGCCACCCCGCGGGCAGGGCCGTGGTGGTGCCCCACTACCAGGCCGCCGGGGATGATCCCGCGACAAGCTTCCGCGGCTGGCCCGTCCCATCAGCCGGTACTACGAAAACACCTGGCCCCCCACCATCTTGCTTGCTGTAGGCAATTGTCTTGTCGTTGACCCAGGCCGGCTGGTCGTCGACGTGACTCGTCTCCGCCAGGGCGACGTCGTGCTGGGTGGCCAGGGTGAGGACATGCAATCGCCAGGTCTTGCCGTCGCGGAACTTGTAGGCGATCCGGGTGCCGTCTGGGGACAGCGAGGGGCATTCGACGTTCTCGTGGAGCGCCGTTAGGGTGCGGTTCTGTAGGTTGCCGCGCATCAGCCAGGTCTTGCCCTTCGACGCCATCGTCGCGTAGAAAGTCAGGTCGTCGGCGGCGAAGGTGACGCCCCAGTAGTTCACATCGGTCGATCGGTAGGGCTTGCCGTCGACGGAGGCTGTGAAGTCCTCGAGGGATCCGTAGTGTGTTCCGGTCTTGAGGTCGTAGATCCCTGCTGTCGTCGAGAACGCACCAGCCATCATGTAGCTGTCTCCCGACCGGAACACCGTCCACGCTGCCAGGTGGCCGGACGGAGAAACCCTTACCCTGCTGGGATTCCCCCACAACTGCAGAGTCTTCACAACCTTGCCCGCCGAGTCGATGAGGTCCACCTCAGATGCCATCGGCACCGCGGTCGCCCGCAAGCAGGCCATCGTCCCCCCACTCGCATAGACCCGCTGACAAGCCGGCCCAGTACCGATCGAGGTGGTGGCGCCGTCTCCGAGGGCGATCTGCCGGACTCGGTTGCTGCCGGGCTCGACGTACAGCATCGTTCCCGATCGGCCGAGCTGGATTCCGCTCTGGGCGGCTGCCTGCTGTGTCGTCGCGACCCGCCAGCCGAGGTAGCCGATGCCCGCGGCAACGAACACCGCAATCAAGGTGATACCAGTGATGATTCGACTGCGGCTCATCGGGTGACCCCCGGGCGGCAGAGCCAGGCGCCGGCGGCGATTGCGGCGGCCAGTGCTCCGGCGAAGAGGGTGAAGGTCAGCGACGGCTGCACCCAGGCGGCCATTGCGCCGAACGCCAACGCGCCGGCTGCTCTGGCGAGGGCTTGGGCGGTTTGGACTACCGCCATTCCGGTTGCGCGCAACGGGGCGGGGATGAGCGGACCGGCGTACGCCATCAGGACGCCGTCGCTGGCCGCGTAGAAGAAGCCGTGGAGGAGCAGGATCACGCCTGCTACCACGCGGCCTTGGGTGTTGGCGGCGATCAGGAGGTACGCGGCCAGCAGCAGGCCGTGGCCGAGGAGGAAGAGCTTCCAGCGGCCGATGCGGTCGGCGAGCCGGCCGAAGGGGATGGCGGCGAGCATGAAGGTCAGCGCGGTGCCGAGGGGTAGGAGCGGGAGGATGGCGGGCGGCAGGCCGGCTGTGCGTTGGACGGAGAAGTACAGGAACATATCGCCGACGGTCACTAGGCCGAGCAGTCCGGCAGCGATGATCAGGCGGCGGAGCTCCGGTGCGGTTGCCGCGGCCAGGCCGGCGCGCACGCTCACCGCGGCTTTGCTGACGATGGTGCGGGGTTGGGTGACGAAGAAGACGAGGATGAGTACGCCGATCGCGGCGAGGCAGAAGCTCGTACTGAAGACCACGTCGTACCCACCCGGGATCGCCGCGATGATCGCGAACCCGAGCAACGGGCCCAGCAGAGCGCCTGCCGTGTCGAGCGCCCGATGCACCCCGAACGCGCGCCCGAGATCCTCAACGGGTGTGGACAACGAGATGAGCGCGTCGCGTGGTGCCGTACGAATCCCCTTGCCAGCCCGGTCGACCGCGATGACGGAGCTGAGCCCGGACAACGACCCA
This region includes:
- a CDS encoding MFS transporter, with protein sequence MSGTVVALGLVSLVTDASAEMVTAILPLYLMYGLGLGFLQLGALDALYTGATALLRLAGGHVADRLGRPKAVAIAGYGLSALTKLGLPAVDGSLSGLSSVIAVDRAGKGIRTAPRDALISLSTPVEDLGRAFGVHRALDTAGALLGPLLGFAIIAAIPGGYDVVFSTSFCLAAIGVLILVFFVTQPRTIVSKAAVSVRAGLAAATAPELRRLIIAAGLLGLVTVGDMFLYFSVQRTAGLPPAILPLLPLGTALTFMLAAIPFGRLADRIGRWKLFLLGHGLLLAAYLLIAANTQGRVVAGVILLLHGFFYAASDGVLMAYAGPLIPAPLRATGMAVVQTAQALARAAGALAFGAMAAWVQPSLTFTLFAGALAAAIAAGAWLCRPGVTR
- a CDS encoding YibE/F family protein; protein product: MLVLGLLLPLLGLTIVLLVVLRPGSEIKVDALQSAKAKGIVTAVVPCPLAPDECDRATVKVTDGVGEGTVVTARAVKHPLVPRVETGQRILLGVVEQADPADRYLYVDQDRGRPLLLLAGLFAVAVIALSRWRGVAALVALAVTAVVLTQFVLPAILSGSDPLLVAVVGGTAIMVLALYLTHGVSVHTSVALLGTIGALMLTAVLGEVFLRLARISGLSSDGASEVASYVPSVDLKGLLIAGLVIGALGVLDDVAITQTAVVWELAAAKPTATRRELFGAGLRVGRAHVAAVVNTLVLAYAGAALPMLMLFSISGVPESYVLSTERVAVEVVRALVGGLGIVAAVPITTALAAAVLEPVPPEAVDAGSRVEDREGSGVARADGEIGDATAVADRGTVAAANPGR
- a CDS encoding TolB family protein, with product MSRSRIITGITLIAVFVAAGIGYLGWRVATTQQAAAQSGIQLGRSGTMLYVEPGSNRVRQIALGDGATTSIGTGPACQRVYASGGTMACLRATAVPMASEVDLIDSAGKVVKTLQLWGNPSRVRVSPSGHLAAWTVFRSGDSYMMAGAFSTTAGIYDLKTGTHYGSLEDFTASVDGKPYRSTDVNYWGVTFAADDLTFYATMASKGKTWLMRGNLQNRTLTALHENVECPSLSPDGTRIAYKFRDGKTWRLHVLTLATQHDVALAETSHVDDQPAWVNDKTIAYSKQDGGGPGVFVVPADGTGQPRKLVAGSSPAAW